The sequence below is a genomic window from Nostoc flagelliforme CCNUN1.
TGATTTACAGCACTTCCGCCTGCTATAAGGTACACTAGATTAAAATATAAATACTTTTAAATGAAATCCTACTCTGTCGATCTTCGAGAAAAAATAGTTGCAGCACATCTTCAAAAAAATATTTCAATCAGGAAAGTAGCCAACATATTTTCCGTGTCAAAGAGTTTAGTACAAAAGCTGGTAAAACAACAAAAACTTGAAGGAAATTTACAACCCAAGCCGCGAGGAAAGCCACAATTTAGTCATTTAACAAATGCTGACACAGAGTTGAGAGAATTAGTTGAATCACATCCAGATGCAACATTGATAGAGTTGTGTGAATTATTTGCAGACAAGACTGGCAATTGGGTAGGTCAAAGTGCAATGTGTCGTGCGTTACAGAAATTAGGATTAAATCGGAAAAAAAAACGAAGCGGAGTACCCAAGCAGGAACAGAGAGAGTCCTGAATTTAAGATTAGATTATTGGGAAAAGGTCAAACATATAGAGCCAGAAAACTTAGTAGTTTTAGATGAAACTGGTGTCCTCTTGGGTTAACGAGGACTCATGCGCGTTCACAAATGGGAACAAGAGCTT
It includes:
- a CDS encoding helix-turn-helix domain-containing protein, which encodes MKSYSVDLREKIVAAHLQKNISIRKVANIFSVSKSLVQKLVKQQKLEGNLQPKPRGKPQFSHLTNADTELRELVESHPDATLIELCELFADKTGNWVGQSAMCRALQKLGLNRKKKRSGVPKQEQRES